One segment of Rhodopirellula baltica SH 1 DNA contains the following:
- a CDS encoding DUF423 domain-containing protein translates to MTSAKPYETVSPSEPISTPAQTESPAGRTGMILAGLAGASAVGIGAFVAHGLPDFLEQSGLDPDTVARRVEQFETGARYHLAHAIVLLGLAVAPLRWSGWLRTIRALMVAGLIFFSGSLYVLVLTNTPVMGAITPIGGVCWIVGWLMFVGCRDSSTSQ, encoded by the coding sequence ATGACGTCCGCCAAACCATACGAGACCGTCTCCCCGTCCGAACCAATCTCGACGCCGGCCCAAACGGAATCTCCTGCGGGTCGGACCGGAATGATCTTGGCGGGATTGGCAGGAGCCTCTGCTGTTGGAATAGGCGCGTTTGTCGCTCATGGGTTGCCGGACTTCCTTGAGCAATCCGGTTTGGATCCCGACACGGTTGCTCGTCGCGTGGAGCAGTTCGAAACCGGAGCCCGGTACCACTTGGCTCACGCGATCGTTTTATTGGGCTTGGCGGTCGCTCCCTTGCGGTGGTCCGGATGGCTGCGAACGATTCGAGCGTTGATGGTCGCCGGACTGATTTTCTTTTCCGGCAGTCTGTACGTGCTGGTTTTGACCAACACACCGGTGATGGGTGCGATCACCCCAATCGGTGGCGTTTGTTGGATTGTGGGTTGGCTGATGTTTGTCGGCTGCCGTGACTCGTCGACAAGTCAATGA